In the genome of Pseudomonas sp. P5_109, one region contains:
- the surA gene encoding peptidylprolyl isomerase SurA, protein MKTKLSDCLRPLMLGALFLTTAASAAVQSIDKVVAIVDNDVVMQSQLDHRVREVQQTIAKRGSAVPPSSVLEQQVLERLIVENLQLQIGERSGIRITDEELNQAVGTIAQRNNMSVEQFRAALTRDGLSYDDAREQIRREMVISRVRQRRVAERIQVSEQEVKNFLASDLGKMQLSEEFHLANILIPTPESANSEAIQNAAKQADAIYQQLKQGADFGQLAIAKSASETALEGGDMGWRKAAQLPPPFDRLLSTMPVGDVTQPMRTPGGFIILKILDKRGGETQMRDEVHVRHILVKPSPIRDEAKTKALAESLYSRIAAGEDFGELAKSYSEDPGSALNGGDLNWIDPNALVPEFREVMAKTPQGQLSKPFQTQYGWHVLEVLGRRATDSTSQAREQQAMTVLRNRKYDEELQTWLRQIRDEAYVEIKLPGADQAAQ, encoded by the coding sequence GTGAAGACCAAGCTTTCTGATTGTCTGCGCCCGCTGATGCTGGGCGCGCTGTTCCTGACTACGGCGGCCAGTGCTGCCGTACAGTCCATCGATAAAGTGGTGGCCATCGTCGACAACGACGTGGTCATGCAGAGCCAACTGGACCACCGTGTCCGTGAAGTTCAGCAAACCATTGCCAAGCGTGGTTCTGCCGTGCCGCCGTCCAGCGTGCTGGAGCAGCAGGTACTTGAACGCCTGATCGTCGAAAACCTGCAATTGCAGATCGGCGAGCGCTCCGGCATCCGCATTACCGATGAAGAGCTGAACCAGGCTGTCGGCACCATTGCCCAACGCAACAACATGTCGGTCGAGCAGTTCCGCGCCGCCCTGACTCGCGACGGCCTGTCCTACGACGACGCACGTGAGCAGATTCGCCGCGAAATGGTCATCAGCCGCGTGCGCCAGCGTCGGGTCGCCGAACGCATTCAGGTCTCCGAGCAGGAAGTGAAGAACTTCCTGGCATCGGACCTTGGCAAGATGCAGCTGTCCGAAGAGTTTCACCTTGCCAACATCCTGATTCCAACGCCGGAAAGCGCCAATTCCGAAGCGATTCAGAATGCAGCCAAACAGGCCGATGCGATTTACCAGCAGCTCAAGCAAGGCGCTGACTTCGGTCAGTTGGCAATCGCCAAGTCCGCCAGCGAAACCGCACTGGAAGGTGGCGACATGGGCTGGCGTAAAGCCGCTCAACTGCCTCCGCCGTTCGATCGCCTGCTGAGCACCATGCCGGTGGGTGACGTCACCCAGCCAATGCGTACCCCGGGCGGCTTCATCATCCTGAAGATCCTCGACAAGCGTGGCGGCGAGACCCAGATGCGCGATGAAGTGCATGTGCGTCACATCCTGGTCAAACCGAGCCCGATCCGCGACGAAGCGAAAACCAAGGCCCTGGCCGAATCGCTCTACAGCCGTATCGCGGCTGGCGAAGACTTCGGCGAGCTGGCGAAAAGCTATTCGGAAGACCCGGGTTCGGCCCTCAACGGCGGCGACCTGAACTGGATCGACCCGAACGCGCTGGTGCCCGAGTTCCGCGAAGTGATGGCCAAGACCCCGCAAGGTCAGCTGTCCAAGCCGTTCCAGACTCAATACGGCTGGCACGTTCTGGAAGTCCTTGGCCGTCGCGCCACCGACAGCACCTCCCAGGCTCGCGAGCAGCAAGCCATGACCGTATTGCGTAACCGTAAATACGACGAAGAGCTGCAAACCTGGCTGCGTCAGATCCGTGACGAAGCGTACGTGGAAATCAAACTCCCTGGCGCCGACCAGGCAGCGCAGTGA
- the pdxA gene encoding 4-hydroxythreonine-4-phosphate dehydrogenase PdxA produces MKPQRFALTPGEPAGIGPDLCLLLASQAQPHPLIAITSRDLLIERAAQLGVAVDLLPVSPDNWPDAPAPANSLYVWDTPLNAKVVAGQLDKANAAFVLETLTRAGQGCLDGDFAGMITAPVHKGVINESGIAFSGHTEFLADLTHTAQVVMMLATRGLRVALVTTHLPLREIADAITPERLERVTRILHADLQNKFGIAQPRILVCGLNPHAGEGGHLGHEEIDIIEPTLERLRGEGMDLRGPLPADTLFTPKYLEHCDAVLAMYHDQGLPVLKYKGFGAAVNVTLGLPIIRTSVDHGTALDLAGSGKIDTGSLQVALETAYQMAETRL; encoded by the coding sequence GTGAAACCCCAACGTTTCGCGCTGACACCCGGTGAACCAGCCGGCATAGGTCCCGACCTGTGCCTGCTGCTCGCCTCGCAAGCCCAGCCCCACCCCCTGATTGCCATTACCAGCCGCGACCTGCTCATCGAGCGGGCCGCGCAACTGGGCGTGGCTGTCGACTTGCTGCCGGTCTCCCCGGACAACTGGCCGGATGCACCCGCGCCCGCCAACAGCCTGTATGTCTGGGATACACCGCTCAATGCCAAGGTCGTCGCCGGGCAACTGGACAAGGCCAACGCTGCCTTTGTCCTCGAAACCCTGACCCGCGCCGGCCAAGGCTGCCTGGACGGGGATTTCGCCGGCATGATCACCGCCCCCGTGCACAAAGGCGTGATCAACGAATCCGGCATCGCCTTTTCCGGGCACACCGAATTCCTCGCTGACCTGACCCACACCGCGCAAGTGGTGATGATGCTAGCCACTCGCGGCTTGCGCGTGGCCCTGGTGACCACTCACTTGCCCCTGCGCGAGATTGCCGATGCGATCACGCCAGAGCGCCTGGAGCGCGTCACGCGGATCCTGCACGCCGACCTGCAAAACAAATTCGGCATCGCCCAGCCACGCATCCTGGTGTGCGGGCTCAACCCGCATGCCGGCGAAGGCGGACACCTGGGCCATGAAGAAATCGATATCATCGAACCCACATTAGAGCGCTTGCGCGGCGAGGGCATGGACCTACGTGGCCCCCTGCCCGCCGACACTCTGTTTACCCCCAAATATCTGGAGCACTGCGATGCGGTGCTGGCGATGTACCACGACCAGGGCCTGCCGGTGCTGAAGTACAAAGGCTTCGGCGCGGCAGTCAACGTGACTCTCGGCTTGCCGATCATCCGCACCTCGGTCGACCACGGCACAGCCCTGGACCTGGCCGGCAGCGGCAAGATCGACACCGGCAGCCTGCAAGTCGCCCTGGAAACCGCCTACCAGATGGCCGAGACCCGTTTATGA
- a CDS encoding LPS-assembly protein LptD translates to MALKSPAFRKKFPLLVTGSLLALQPLATSYVVAAEQFDCSVSASGSWDCAPKAPAAALPPRPVHDGSAVSATGEAPAENGSSEDTGAKPVLVTESKGRGLKSRSADYSHLDWVPREQLTAAQLAETGPYCSGSYIEPIRPGMNDKTNKSDAPTFIGAKASRYKQDEQVATLAGDVVMRQGSMQVEADEANLYQAESRGELSGNVRIRDNGALIVGDHADVQLDTGEAKVDNAEYVMHKSRIRGNALYAKRAENAIIRLKDGTYTTCEPNSNAWQLKGNNVTLNPATGFGTATNVTLRVKDIPVLYTPYIYFPIDDRRQSGFLPPTIGTGSDTGFMLVTPYYFNLAPNYDATLYPRYMEKHGLLMEGEFRYLTKSSEGQFGAAYLNDESNDRDKQSDAEKTRYMYNWQHKGGLDSRVLTQVDYTKISDPYYFQDLQTDQIGIKNNDYVNQQGSVTYRGESYTARANAQAYELASVSNITPYDRLPQLTLDGMLPYHPEGLDFTYNTELVRFDRDLQSGTYFDEDGVGSPRLDNNVQGLARANGDRLNLAPAISLPMNTTYGFLTPKLKYQYTQYQLDLDGLGKSQIAAQNQAAAANGTQNLNGQFDSNQNRGVPIASIDSGLYFDRNTQYFGKNYRQTLEPRLFYLYVPEVDQEDIPVFDTSEYTFNYASLFRDNRFSGSDRVGDENKLSLGVTSRWIEDDGFERQRISVGQALYFKDREVQLPGIDAKTRKDTQASVSPYALEYEYRWNRDWRTTADYNWDPDSRSPRSGSAMFHYQPEDNPNKVVNVGYRYRNDQIRYDQNTGQWTVGGGDYGTPGQPGYVKDYYKIEQHDFSVIWPIVPQWSAISRWQYDYNRNRTLEAFGGFEYDNCCWKLRLINRYFVDYDEFSQEAPQNEKGDHGVFLQIVLKGLGGVTGAKVESFLDKGIQGYREREDQAF, encoded by the coding sequence ATGGCATTGAAATCCCCCGCGTTTCGTAAAAAATTTCCGTTGTTGGTTACCGGCAGTTTGCTGGCCCTGCAACCCCTCGCCACTTCCTATGTGGTCGCCGCGGAACAGTTTGACTGCTCAGTCTCTGCTTCGGGTTCCTGGGACTGTGCGCCAAAGGCGCCGGCGGCTGCATTGCCACCGCGTCCCGTGCATGACGGCAGCGCAGTTTCCGCCACCGGCGAAGCCCCGGCCGAGAATGGTTCCAGTGAAGACACTGGCGCCAAGCCGGTACTGGTCACCGAATCCAAAGGCCGTGGCCTGAAGTCGCGTAGCGCAGACTACAGTCACCTCGACTGGGTTCCCCGCGAGCAGCTCACCGCCGCACAATTGGCCGAAACCGGTCCTTATTGCTCTGGTTCCTATATCGAACCGATTCGTCCTGGCATGAATGACAAGACGAATAAAAGTGACGCACCTACCTTTATCGGCGCAAAAGCCTCCCGCTATAAGCAGGATGAGCAGGTCGCGACCCTGGCCGGTGACGTTGTCATGCGTCAGGGCAGCATGCAGGTCGAAGCCGACGAAGCCAACCTTTACCAGGCCGAGAGCCGTGGCGAACTGAGCGGCAACGTGCGCATTCGCGACAATGGCGCGTTGATCGTCGGCGACCACGCCGACGTGCAGCTCGACACCGGTGAAGCCAAGGTCGACAACGCCGAATACGTGATGCACAAATCACGCATCCGCGGTAATGCGCTGTACGCCAAACGTGCCGAGAACGCGATCATCCGCCTCAAGGATGGTACGTACACCACGTGCGAACCGAACAGCAACGCCTGGCAACTCAAGGGCAACAACGTCACGCTGAACCCGGCCACCGGTTTCGGTACGGCGACCAACGTGACACTGCGGGTCAAGGACATTCCGGTCCTGTACACGCCGTACATCTATTTCCCGATCGATGACCGTCGCCAGTCCGGCTTCCTGCCGCCGACCATTGGCACCGGCAGCGATACCGGCTTCATGCTGGTCACCCCGTACTACTTCAACCTGGCGCCGAACTACGATGCCACGTTGTACCCGCGCTACATGGAAAAGCACGGCTTGTTGATGGAAGGCGAATTCCGCTACCTGACCAAGTCCAGCGAAGGCCAGTTCGGTGCGGCGTACCTCAACGACGAAAGCAACGATCGCGACAAGCAGAGCGACGCCGAAAAAACCCGCTACATGTACAACTGGCAGCACAAGGGTGGTCTCGACTCGCGAGTGCTCACGCAAGTCGACTACACCAAGATCAGCGATCCGTATTACTTCCAGGATCTGCAGACCGACCAGATTGGCATAAAAAACAACGACTACGTGAACCAGCAGGGTTCCGTGACCTATCGCGGCGAGAGCTATACCGCTCGCGCGAATGCCCAGGCGTACGAATTGGCGAGCGTATCGAACATTACGCCGTACGACCGCCTGCCGCAGCTCACCCTCGACGGCATGCTGCCTTACCATCCGGAAGGCCTGGATTTCACTTACAACACCGAACTTGTGCGGTTTGATCGCGATCTGCAGAGCGGGACATACTTTGACGAGGACGGCGTCGGCAGTCCTCGCCTCGATAACAACGTTCAAGGCCTGGCTCGCGCCAACGGCGACCGCCTGAATCTCGCGCCCGCCATCAGCCTGCCGATGAACACGACGTACGGTTTCCTGACGCCGAAGCTCAAGTACCAGTACACCCAGTACCAACTGGACCTGGACGGCCTCGGCAAAAGCCAGATCGCGGCTCAGAATCAAGCCGCAGCTGCAAACGGGACTCAAAACCTCAACGGCCAGTTCGACAGCAACCAGAACCGCGGCGTACCGATCGCCAGCATCGACAGCGGCCTGTACTTCGATCGCAATACCCAGTATTTCGGCAAGAACTACCGCCAGACTCTCGAGCCGCGCCTGTTCTACCTGTACGTGCCCGAGGTCGACCAGGAAGACATCCCGGTATTCGATACCAGCGAATACACCTTCAACTATGCGTCGCTGTTCCGTGACAACCGCTTCTCCGGTTCCGACCGTGTCGGCGACGAGAATAAACTGTCCCTGGGCGTGACCAGCCGCTGGATCGAAGACGACGGTTTCGAGCGTCAACGCATCAGTGTCGGCCAGGCCTTGTACTTCAAGGACCGCGAAGTTCAGTTGCCGGGTATCGATGCAAAGACCCGCAAGGATACGCAAGCCAGCGTTTCACCTTACGCCCTGGAATACGAGTATCGTTGGAACCGCGACTGGCGTACCACGGCCGACTACAACTGGGACCCGGACAGCCGCAGCCCTCGCTCGGGCAGCGCGATGTTCCACTACCAGCCTGAAGACAACCCGAACAAGGTGGTCAACGTCGGCTATCGCTATCGCAACGACCAGATCCGTTACGACCAGAACACCGGTCAATGGACTGTGGGCGGCGGTGACTACGGCACCCCTGGCCAGCCTGGCTATGTGAAGGATTACTACAAGATCGAACAGCACGACTTCTCGGTGATCTGGCCGATCGTGCCGCAATGGAGCGCTATCAGCCGTTGGCAGTATGACTACAACCGCAACCGTACCCTGGAAGCCTTCGGTGGTTTCGAGTACGACAACTGCTGCTGGAAGCTGCGCCTGATCAACCGCTACTTCGTTGATTACGACGAGTTCAGCCAGGAAGCACCGCAAAACGAAAAAGGCGACCATGGCGTCTTCCTCCAAATTGTTCTGAAGGGACTCGGCGGCGTGACTGGCGCCAAGGTAGAGAGCTTCCTCGACAAAGGCATTCAAGGTTATCGTGAACGTGAAGACCAAGCTTTCTGA